A single Anopheles maculipalpis chromosome 3RL, idAnoMacuDA_375_x, whole genome shotgun sequence DNA region contains:
- the LOC126561670 gene encoding bestrophin-2 isoform X1 → MTVSYSAEVPNGSNFGVFWRILWKWRGSVYKAVWRELLAYLLVYYTLNFTYRYGLSEDGKRVFERIRTYFGQQRETVPLSFVLGFYVSLVVKRWWEQYRMLPWPDTLALFVSAAIQGNDETGRLMRRNIMRYMVLSYVITLQKISLRVKRRFPGWQHLVDAGLMLESERKIFEIMDAKSPMSKYWMPLVWATNIINRARKDQLIPSDHIVQTLLMELSDIRRRLGGLIGYDTVCVPLVYTQVVTLVLYSYFTAAIMGSQMIPTYDAATGTYQELDVFFPLFTVLQFVFYVGWLKVAEVLINPFGEDDDDIELNWLIDRHIKASYMIVDEMHDEHPELLKDQYWEEVVPKDLPYTVASEHYRREEPKGSAEHYKVKEADAVYANIGAVGSKRMMNDEMYADYESVDTPMAERRKGWLGKVSRMGSGRSSSTAYSSGGLFARNRHNSVYSSPEAGLGQPIVTGAPAPKVSLYDRFVNRKSGRHARQIIKQNSKLSLNGSVISNVPQKARPRIPTPDVTKESRVPPLGTMTTSTANIASGVALMATQLANNPSIYPASTATLNNNEVPVVGTLLLAPIKELDSSSTTNTLHSGQSATASLAKSILPTALKSSEQTFTRSRPYFAVSPFGKDGTNLELTLTNSSSLGGSPNPLGANTVIVLPATTTTVAVSANGTTVTGTIPITAGPGRSLDTTDTSNSIRSSTLASGGVLVPKTDALLPISLTSLPLSFTVTPVTNTVTANSTSTTTTTTGGTIITELPCDDGEVSTSVTMSNEKSRAPPSSNADSSSSAASTLSKRKPKHGEVYV, encoded by the exons ATGGCGTGGCAGTGTATATAAAGCTGTGTGGCGTGAACTGTTGGCATATCTGCTAGTCTACTATACTCTTAATTTCACCTACCGTTACGGACTCAGCGAAGATGGTAAAAG AGTTTTTGAAAGAATCCGGACGTACTTTGGACAACAAAGGGAAACGGTGCCACTGTCGTTCGTGCTCGGCTTCTACGTCAGTTTGGTGGTGAAACGTTGGTGGGAACAGTACCGAATGCTGCCATGGCCGGATACACTAGCACTGTTTGTCAGTGCCGCCATCCAGGGTAAT GACGAAACTGGACGACTGATGCGACGAAACATTATGCGCTACATGGTGCTGTCCTACGTTATAACCCTGCAGAAGATTTCGCTCCGTGTGAAACGTCGGTTTCCTGGCTGGCAGCATCTGGTCGATGCAGGTCTGATGTTGGAAAGTGAGcgcaaaattttcgaaattatgGACGCCAAAAGCCCAATGTCCAAGTACTGGATGCCGCTGGTTTGGGCTACCAACATTATCAATCGGGCCCGCAAGGATCAACTTATCCCTTCCGATCATATCGTCCAAACGCTGCTCATGGAGCTGTCCGATATTAGGCGTAGGCTCGGTGGTCTAATAGGTTACGATACGGTTTGTGTGCCGCTGGTCTACACGCAGGTCGTGACACTGGTACTGTACTCATACTTTACCGCTGCCATTATGGGTAGTCAGATGATCCCGACGTACGATGCGGCGACCGGCACGTACCAGGAGCTGGATGTGTTTTTCCCACTGTTTACGGTGCTCCAGTTTGTGTTCTACGTGGGGTGGTTGAAGGTGGCCGAGGTCCTGATTAACCCGTTCGGTGAGGACGATGATGACATCGAGCTAAACTGGCTGATTGATCGACACATCAAAGCATCGTACATGATCGTGGACGAGATGCATGACGAACATCCTGAACTGCTGAAGGATCAATACTGGGAGGAGGTCGTACCGAAAGACCTGCCGTACACCGTTGCGTCCGAACATTACCGGCGGGAGGAACCGAAGGGTTCGGCTGAACATTACAAGGTGAAGGAGGCGGATGCAGTCTACGCCAACATTGGCGCCGTTGGTAGCAAACGTATGATGAACGACGAGATGTATGCCGACTAT GAGAGTGTGGACACTCCAATGGCGGAACGACGAAAGGGATGGCTAGGGAAGGTTAGCCGAATGGGATCTGGACGAAGTTCTTCAACCGCTTACTCGTCCGGTGGTCTTTTTGCGCGCAATCGACACAATTCCGTGTACTCTAGCCCTGAAGCAGGTCTCGGACAACCGATCGTCACGGGTGCTCCTGCTCCTAAGGTTAGCCTGTACGATCGGTTCGTAAACCGAAAGTCTGGCCGCCATGCGAGGCAAATTATTAAGCAAA ATTCGAAGCTCAGCCTCAACGGATCGGTCATATCGAACGTACCGCAAAAAGCACGACCACGGATACCGACACCGGACGTAACGAAGGAAAGCCGTGTCCCTCCACTCGGTACAATGACGACTAGCACCGCAAACATTGCATCTGGTGTTGCACTGATGGCAACACAG CTGGCAAACAATCCTTCCATTTATCCGGCATCCACCGCCACGCTCAACAACAACGAAGTTCCGGTGGTCGGAACGCTTCTTCTAGCACCGATCAAAGAGCTAGATTCAAGCTCGACGACCAACACTTTACATTCTGGCCAGTCCGCTACAGCATCGTTGGCTAAATCCATTTTGCCAACGGCATTGAAGAGCTCTG AGCAAACGTTTACACGTTCTCGTCCCTACTTTGCAGTGTCCCCGTTCGGGAAGGATGGCACTAATCTGGAGCTCACACTCACAAACTCGTCGTCCCTTGGCGGGTCGCCGAATCCGCTCGGTGCCAACACGGTCATCGTCCTACcggcaaccaccaccacagtgGCCGTGTCCGCCAACGGTACTACAGTAACGGGTACGATCCCGATCACGGCTGGACCGGGACGATCGCTAGATACAACCGATACTTCGAATAGTATTCGAAGTTCGACGCTGGCATCGGGCGGAGTTCTAGTGCCGAAAACGGACGCCCTGCTGCCCATTTCACTCACCTCCCTTCCACTCTCGTTCACCGTCACTCCGGTAACGAACACTGTTACTGCTAACagcacctccaccaccacaactACCACCGGCGGAACGATCATCACCGAGCTGCCATGTGACGATGGTGAGGTTAGTACCAGCGTAACGATGAGCAATGAGAAAAGTCGTGCCCCGCCCAGCAGCAATGCGGACAGTTCTTCCTCAGCTGCATCGACACTTAGCAAACGCAAACCAAAGCATGGCGAGGTTTACGTCTAG
- the LOC126561670 gene encoding bestrophin-2 isoform X2: MTVSYSAEVPNGSNFGVFWRILWKWRGSVYKAVWRELLAYLLVYYTLNFTYRYGLSEDGKRVFERIRTYFGQQRETVPLSFVLGFYVSLVVKRWWEQYRMLPWPDTLALFVSAAIQGNDETGRLMRRNIMRYMVLSYVITLQKISLRVKRRFPGWQHLVDAGLMLESERKIFEIMDAKSPMSKYWMPLVWATNIINRARKDQLIPSDHIVQTLLMELSDIRRRLGGLIGYDTVCVPLVYTQVVTLVLYSYFTAAIMGSQMIPTYDAATGTYQELDVFFPLFTVLQFVFYVGWLKVAEVLINPFGEDDDDIELNWLIDRHIKASYMIVDEMHDEHPELLKDQYWEEVVPKDLPYTVASEHYRREEPKGSAEHYKVKEADAVYANIGAVGSKRMMNDEMYADYESVDTPMAERRKGWLGKVSRMGSGRSSSTAYSSGGLFARNRHNSVYSSPEAGLGQPIVTGAPAPKVSLYDRFVNRKSGRHARQIIKQNSKLSLNGSVISNVPQKARPRIPTPDVTKESRVPPLGTMTTSTANIASGVALMATQLANNPSIYPASTATLNNNEVPVVGTLLLAPIKELDSSSTTNTLHSGQSATASLAKSILPTALKSSVSPFGKDGTNLELTLTNSSSLGGSPNPLGANTVIVLPATTTTVAVSANGTTVTGTIPITAGPGRSLDTTDTSNSIRSSTLASGGVLVPKTDALLPISLTSLPLSFTVTPVTNTVTANSTSTTTTTTGGTIITELPCDDGEVSTSVTMSNEKSRAPPSSNADSSSSAASTLSKRKPKHGEVYV, from the exons ATGGCGTGGCAGTGTATATAAAGCTGTGTGGCGTGAACTGTTGGCATATCTGCTAGTCTACTATACTCTTAATTTCACCTACCGTTACGGACTCAGCGAAGATGGTAAAAG AGTTTTTGAAAGAATCCGGACGTACTTTGGACAACAAAGGGAAACGGTGCCACTGTCGTTCGTGCTCGGCTTCTACGTCAGTTTGGTGGTGAAACGTTGGTGGGAACAGTACCGAATGCTGCCATGGCCGGATACACTAGCACTGTTTGTCAGTGCCGCCATCCAGGGTAAT GACGAAACTGGACGACTGATGCGACGAAACATTATGCGCTACATGGTGCTGTCCTACGTTATAACCCTGCAGAAGATTTCGCTCCGTGTGAAACGTCGGTTTCCTGGCTGGCAGCATCTGGTCGATGCAGGTCTGATGTTGGAAAGTGAGcgcaaaattttcgaaattatgGACGCCAAAAGCCCAATGTCCAAGTACTGGATGCCGCTGGTTTGGGCTACCAACATTATCAATCGGGCCCGCAAGGATCAACTTATCCCTTCCGATCATATCGTCCAAACGCTGCTCATGGAGCTGTCCGATATTAGGCGTAGGCTCGGTGGTCTAATAGGTTACGATACGGTTTGTGTGCCGCTGGTCTACACGCAGGTCGTGACACTGGTACTGTACTCATACTTTACCGCTGCCATTATGGGTAGTCAGATGATCCCGACGTACGATGCGGCGACCGGCACGTACCAGGAGCTGGATGTGTTTTTCCCACTGTTTACGGTGCTCCAGTTTGTGTTCTACGTGGGGTGGTTGAAGGTGGCCGAGGTCCTGATTAACCCGTTCGGTGAGGACGATGATGACATCGAGCTAAACTGGCTGATTGATCGACACATCAAAGCATCGTACATGATCGTGGACGAGATGCATGACGAACATCCTGAACTGCTGAAGGATCAATACTGGGAGGAGGTCGTACCGAAAGACCTGCCGTACACCGTTGCGTCCGAACATTACCGGCGGGAGGAACCGAAGGGTTCGGCTGAACATTACAAGGTGAAGGAGGCGGATGCAGTCTACGCCAACATTGGCGCCGTTGGTAGCAAACGTATGATGAACGACGAGATGTATGCCGACTAT GAGAGTGTGGACACTCCAATGGCGGAACGACGAAAGGGATGGCTAGGGAAGGTTAGCCGAATGGGATCTGGACGAAGTTCTTCAACCGCTTACTCGTCCGGTGGTCTTTTTGCGCGCAATCGACACAATTCCGTGTACTCTAGCCCTGAAGCAGGTCTCGGACAACCGATCGTCACGGGTGCTCCTGCTCCTAAGGTTAGCCTGTACGATCGGTTCGTAAACCGAAAGTCTGGCCGCCATGCGAGGCAAATTATTAAGCAAA ATTCGAAGCTCAGCCTCAACGGATCGGTCATATCGAACGTACCGCAAAAAGCACGACCACGGATACCGACACCGGACGTAACGAAGGAAAGCCGTGTCCCTCCACTCGGTACAATGACGACTAGCACCGCAAACATTGCATCTGGTGTTGCACTGATGGCAACACAG CTGGCAAACAATCCTTCCATTTATCCGGCATCCACCGCCACGCTCAACAACAACGAAGTTCCGGTGGTCGGAACGCTTCTTCTAGCACCGATCAAAGAGCTAGATTCAAGCTCGACGACCAACACTTTACATTCTGGCCAGTCCGCTACAGCATCGTTGGCTAAATCCATTTTGCCAACGGCATTGAAGAGCTCTG TGTCCCCGTTCGGGAAGGATGGCACTAATCTGGAGCTCACACTCACAAACTCGTCGTCCCTTGGCGGGTCGCCGAATCCGCTCGGTGCCAACACGGTCATCGTCCTACcggcaaccaccaccacagtgGCCGTGTCCGCCAACGGTACTACAGTAACGGGTACGATCCCGATCACGGCTGGACCGGGACGATCGCTAGATACAACCGATACTTCGAATAGTATTCGAAGTTCGACGCTGGCATCGGGCGGAGTTCTAGTGCCGAAAACGGACGCCCTGCTGCCCATTTCACTCACCTCCCTTCCACTCTCGTTCACCGTCACTCCGGTAACGAACACTGTTACTGCTAACagcacctccaccaccacaactACCACCGGCGGAACGATCATCACCGAGCTGCCATGTGACGATGGTGAGGTTAGTACCAGCGTAACGATGAGCAATGAGAAAAGTCGTGCCCCGCCCAGCAGCAATGCGGACAGTTCTTCCTCAGCTGCATCGACACTTAGCAAACGCAAACCAAAGCATGGCGAGGTTTACGTCTAG
- the LOC126561913 gene encoding transmembrane 9 superfamily member 3 — translation MRSSYRTVGWWYVIAVVASLIVPYVAADEHNHMYEDHEEVVLWMNTVGPYHNRQETYAYFSLPFCVGAKQSINHYHETMSEALQGVELEFSGYDIDFKDDISPTEICMVDLSEEKHKAFVYAVKNQYWYQMYIDDLPIWGVVGKEEEKKYYIYTHKKFDISYNGKQIVDVTLTPERKELLRVGAKIKFTYEVNWKPSSVKFEDRFDKYLDPNFFQHRIHWFSIFNSFMMVIFLVGLVSMILMRTLRKDYARYSKDEEADDMERDLGDEYGWKQIHGDVFRPASNVMLFSALIGAGYQLTSVVLCVITFAILGELYTERGSMLSTTIFVYAATSPINGYFGGSLYARMGGKQWIKQMLMSAFIVPALVCGTAFFINFIAIYYHASRAIPFGTMVAVTCICIFVILPLTLIGTIVGRNLDGQPDYPCRVNAVPRPIPEKKWFMEPAVIILLGGVLPFGSIFIEMYFIFTSFWAYKIYYVYGFMLLVFLILIIVTVCVTIVCTYFLLNAEDYRWQWTSFMSAASTSIYVYMYSFYYFFFKTKMYGLFQTAFYFGYMALFSGALGIICGTVGYFGTNLFVRKIYSNVKID, via the exons ATGAGGTCGTCCTATCGTACGGTGGGGTGGTGGTACGTCATAGCAGTTGTTGCCTCGCTGATTGTCCCCTATGTCGCGGCAGATGAGCATAATCATATG taCGAAGACCATGAGGAAGTTGTGCTATGGATGAATACTGTCGGTCCGTATCACAATCGGCAGGAGACGTACGCTTATTTCTCGCTCCCATTCTGTGTCGGTGCCAAACAATCGATCAATCACTACCATGAGACCATGAGCGAGGCACTCCAGGGAGTTGAGCTGGAATTCAGCGGATATGACATCGATTTTAAAG ATGACATAAGCCCAACGGAGATCTGTATGGTGGATTTATCGGAGGAAAAGCACAAAGCGTTCGTATACGCCGTGAAGAACCAGTACTGGTATCAAATGTACATCGACGACTTGCCAATTTGGGGTGTGGTAggaaaggaggaagaaaagaagtACTACATCTATACCCACAAAAAGTTTGATATCAGCTACAATGGCAAACAGATTGTGGACGTTACGCTCACACCGGAGCGTAAGGAGCTGCTTCGAGTAGGGGCAAAGATCAAGTTCACGTATGAAGTGAACTGGAAACCAAGCTCGGTCAAGTTTGAAGATCGCTTCGACAAGTATCTGGATCCGAACTTTTTCCAGCATCGCATCCATTGGTTTAGCATCTTCAACAGCTTCATGATGGTGATATTCCTTGTAGGGCTGGTGTCCATGATTCTGATGCGCACGCTACGTAAAGATTACGCTCGTTATAGCAAGGATGAGGAAGCTGACGATATG GAACGCGATCTTGGTGACGAGTACGGATGGAAACAGATACATGGGGACGTATTCCGACCAGCATCGAATGTGATGCTATTTTCTGCCTTAATCGGTGCCGGCTATCAACTAACATCCGTAGTGCTGTGTGTGATTACATTTGCAATCTTGGGAGAACTTTACACGGA GCGCGGATCTATGTTGTCGACgacaatatttgtttatgcAGCAACTTCACCCATTAATGGATACTTTGGAGGATCTCTGTATGCGCGAATGGGAGGCAAGCAATGGATAAAGCAAATGCTCATGTCAGCATTTATTGTGCCAGCGCTCGTCTGTGGAACCGCATTCTTTATTAACTTTATCGCAATCTACTACCACGCCTCGCGAGCAATTCCCTTCGGAACAATG GTTGCTGTAACGTGTATCTGCATATTCGTTATTCTGCCACTAACACTCATTGGAACAATTGTTGGCCGGAACCTGGACGGTCAACCAGACTACCCATGCCGGGTGAATGCTGTTCCGCGTCCTATACCCGAAAAGAAATGGTTTATGGAACCGGCTGTGATTATTCTTCTGGGAGGAGTGTTACCATTCGGGTCGATATTTATCGAAAT gtacttcatcttcacttcTTTTTGGGCGTATAAAATCTACTACGTGTACGGTTTCATGCTGCTGGTGTTCCTGATCCTCATTATCGTGACCGTATGTGTGACGATTGTCTGCACCTACTTCCTGCTAAATGCGGAAGATTATCGATGGCAGTGGACCAGCTTCATGTCAGCGGCGTCCACGTCCATATATGTGTATATGTATTCATTCTActactttttcttcaaaacaaa GATGTACGGTCTGTTCCAAACAGCGTTCTATTTCGGCTATATGGCCCTGTTTTCCGGTGCGCTCGGTATCATCTGCGGGACAGTAGGGTACTTCGGTACAAATCTGTTTGTGCGAAAGATATATTCCAACGTAAAGATTGACTAA
- the LOC126561607 gene encoding muskelin codes for MAGTISDIKKLDYDIYKYSSYSSSYLPENIREDNPSNQTSRWSSNTNTPPQYLILKLDRPAIVTKIKFGKYEKTHVCNLRKFKILGGLEEERMVLLFEGGLRNDSVPETFNLKHRTNSGELLPIKFIQIVPLLSWGPSFNFCIWYVELLGIEDSMFILSNLRKYNMLREVEIVRLFLKHCRQQGYVNSFSALQEETGVKLEDERMTELHEMLVNRGDFKKTEEMLMEFIENGLMDNYLERQEYKPQWSLQLTPENEPRPGRRGGHQLIIDPMTSTIYLYGGWDGNEDLSDLWSYDVKTNRWTLIHERSELLDGPTPRACHKMVYDTRNSQIFMLGRYLDSASRTEENINSDFYLYNTISKTWFLICNDTSQVSGPQLVFDHQMCIDVDKQTIYVFGGRILEPSYRVSLSFRNEEETTGQYRYSGLFSYHISTNTWTHILVDCEHPTASSPYVQSIRSRVTHSMLFHHKHRKLYIFGGQRGKDYMTDFLIYDLATNELSNMTPENNNTDTKNVPQSGFTQRATIDCEKDEIYVLTSLSKEKERRDLNINSFWLFSLAKKEWCCVYKSEHSNGENCYQKSQNTCHEPCPRYAHQIVYDSINQVHFLFGGNPGTNSNVRLDDFWVLRLEKPNRGNILRYCKYLLRKQEYEEITKNDPLSAILYLQTKLYDIIDHSDPVQLKEFHKLASLLFKSDTVDGETEPTSLLTCSLGANAPIGGNKHKQQRADDDGHKEEENMAKVMRVESPKSIEEADTSSISSMSSSDCSNSQTQPLQAGVPGTVPATADKAEKSVSSEEASTNAHKTDSSEREAVEDGKAGRTNASNSTATPSTSRSNGGGVTPRNRAVDQQFEMKIRRCLLFNKLVDLMPESLCQPKKNISDFVLL; via the exons ATGGCTGGAACAATCTCGGACATAAAAAAGCTAGACTACGATATCTACAAATATTCGAGCTATTCATCGTCTTATCTCCCAGA aaatattagaGAGGACAACCCATCGAACCAAACGTCGCGCTGGTCATCGAATACCAACACGCCGCCACAATACTTGATTCTGAAACTGGACCGACCCGCGATCGTGACGAAGATCAAGTTTGGAAAGTACGAAAAGACGCATGTCTGCAATTTGCGTAAATTCAAAATACTCGGCGGACTGGAAGAGGAACGCATGGTACTGTTGTTTGAAGG TGGGCTGCGTAATGATTCGGTGCCGGAAACATTCAACCTCAAGCATCGCACAAACTCCGGCGAACTGTTGCCGATCAAGTTCATTCAGATCGTGCCGCTACTGTCATGGGGCCCAAGCTTTAACTTCTGCATCTGGTACGTTGAGCTGTTGGGGATCGAGGATtcgatgtttattttatcgaaCCTGAGAAAGTACAACATGCTGCGGGAGGTGGAGATCGTTCGGCTCTTCCTAAAGCACTGCCGTCAGCAAGGGTACGTAAATTCGTTTAGTGCGCTTCAGGAGGAGACGGGCGTGAAGCTGGAAGACGAAAGGATGACGGAATTGCACGAAATGCTTGTAAATAGAGGGGACTTTAAGAAGACTGAAGAAATGCTGATGGAGTTCATTGAAA ATGGCCTAATGGATAACTACCTCGAGAGGCAGGAATACAAACCCCAATGGAGTCTGCAGCTGACACCGGAGAACGAACCACGGCCAGGGCGGCGTGGTGGCCATCAGTTGATTATTGATCCCATGACTAGCACGATCTATCTGTACGGTGGATGGGATGGGAACGAGGATCTGAGCGATCTATGGTCGTACGATGTGAAGACAAACCGGTGGACATTGATCCACGAACGGTCGGAACTTTTGGATGGACCGACACCGCGAGCCTGTCACAAAATGGTGTACGATACGCGAAATTCGCAAATTTTTATGCTCGGCCGCTATCTTGACAGTGCGTCACGCACGGAAGAAAATatcaatagcgacttttaTCTGTACAACACCATTAGCAAGACGTGGTTTCTGATCTGTAACGACACCAGCCAGGTCAGTGGGCCGCAGCTAGTGTTCGACCATCAGATGTGTATCGATGTGGACAAGCAGACGATCTATGTGTTTGGGGGACGTATCCTAGAACCGAG TTACAGAGTTTCTTTGTCGTTTAGAAATGAGGAGGAAACGACGGGCCAGTACCGGTACTCGGGGCTGTTTTCGTACCACATCAGCACCAACACCTGGACGCACATACTCGTCGACTGTGAACACCCGACTGCATCCAGCCCTTACGTGCAGAGCATTCGATCGAGGGTTACCCATTCCATGCTATTCCATCAT aAACATCGTAAATTGTACATTTTCGGCGGTCAGCGAGGAAAGGACTACATGACAGATTTTCTTATCTACGATCTGGCCACGAACGAGCTTTCCAATATGACTCCCGAGAACAACAACACGGACACGAAAAATGTTCCCCAGTCGGGATTCACGCAACGGGCGACGATTGATTGCGAAAAGGATGAGATTTATGTTTTAACG AGTCTTAGCAAGGAAAAGGAACGGCGTGATTTGAACATCAATTCTTTCTGGCTATTTTCTTTGGCGAAGAAAGAGTGGTGCTGCGTGTACAAGAGCGAACACTCGAACGGAGAAAACTGTTACCAGAAGAGCCAAAACACCTGCCACGAACCGTGCCCCCGGTACGCACACCAGATCGTGTACGACAGCATTAACCAGGTGCATTTCCTGTTCGGTGGCAACCCTGGCACGAACTCGAACGTCCGGTTGGACGATTTTTGGGTGCTGCGGCTGGAGAAACCGAACCGTGGCAACATACTGCGCTACTGTAAATACCTGTTGCGAAAGCAAGAGTACGAAGAGATCACGAAAAATGATCCCCTCTCGGCTATTCTGTACCTGCAAACGAAGCTGTACGACATCATCGACCATAGCGATCCGGTACAGCTGAAGGAATTCCACAAGCTCGCCTCGTTGCTGTTCAAGTCCGACACGGTGGACGGTGAAACGGAGCCGACCAGTCTGCTCACCTGTTCGCTTGGTGCAAATGCACCGATCGGTGGTAACAAACATAAGCAGCAGCGGGCCGACGATGATGGCCACAAGGAAGAGGAAAACATGGCAAAAGTAATGCGCGTAGAATCACCGAAAAGCATCGAAGAAGCCGACACTTCCAGCATTAGTTCGATGAGTAGTAGCGATTGCTCCAACTCGCAAACGCAGCCACTTCAAGCTGGAGTACCCGGTACTGTTCCGGCAACCGCTGACAAAGCTGAAAAATCAGTCTCTTCCGAAGAAGCTAGTACTAATGCTCATAAAACGGACAGTAGCGAAAGGGAAGCTGTTGAGGATGGAAAAGCTGGTCGGACGAATGCCAGCAACAGCACAGCAACACCGTCAACTTCCCGTTCGAATGGTGGCGGTGTCACGCCACGCAATCGAGCCGTTGATCAACAGTTCGAGATGAAGATTAGGCGATGCTTGCTGTTTAACAAACTGGTTGATTTGATGCCAGAATCATTGTGCCAGCCGAAGAAAAATATCAGCGATTTTGTGCTGTTGTAA
- the LOC126560762 gene encoding CDGSH iron-sulfur domain-containing protein 3, mitochondrial: MNALPKVFLSRWPSYTVRSSPMCAVRCYSTAGNETKFPKNVIEHLNTAQEQQTNGVVYDKKPFRMELEEGKRYSWCLCGRSKGQPLCDGTHKLVQYKITQRPIRFQVEKSGTYWLCNCKQTKHRPFCDGTHKCEEVQKTAGK; this comes from the exons ATGAATGCTCTTCCGAAGGTTTTCCTGTCCCGTTGGCCGAGCTATACAGTG AGATCATCTCCGATGTGCGCGGTCCGTTGCTACAGCACTGCCGGTAATGAAACTAAATTTCCCAAGAATGTTATAGAGCATCTCAACACAGCACAGGAACAGCAAACCAATGGGGTTGTATACGACAAAAAACCATTCCGAATGGAGCTGGAAGAAG GCAAGCGTTATTCCTGGTGTCTTTGCGGACGCTCCAAAGGTCAACCACTATGCGATGGAACACATAAGCTAGTGCAGTACAAAATCACCCAACG ACCCATTCGGTTTCAAGTGGAAAAATCTGGCACATATTGGCTGTGCAACTGCAAACAGACAAAACATCGACCCTTTTGCGATGGAACGCACAAATGCGAAGAAGTGCAGAAAACCGCTGGCAAGTAG